One region of Alphaproteobacteria bacterium genomic DNA includes:
- a CDS encoding folate-binding protein, whose product MVPLFAALSHRAVIQLSGSDKVAFLQGLVTNDVTKAGPECLVYAALLTPQGKFLHDLFIFERDGDWWIDCERDRASDLIKRLSLYRLRCDVQLFDASQDYAVYVGWGGYSHGITDPRLPEMGTRIYLPAHEIPPFPLAPLEAYDSHRLALGIPDGSRDIPIEKGIILECGFDELGAIDWDKGCYLGQELTARTRYRGLVRKRLLPVKIDGEAPPPGIPVFLGDDPVGEMRSATADYGLALLRLATIRQTLPVLTAGQNRLIPFVPGWMKLPQEE is encoded by the coding sequence ATGGTTCCTTTGTTTGCTGCCCTATCCCATCGCGCCGTTATTCAGTTGAGTGGATCTGATAAGGTCGCCTTTCTGCAGGGACTTGTAACGAACGATGTCACAAAAGCGGGTCCGGAATGCCTGGTCTATGCGGCATTATTAACGCCGCAGGGGAAGTTTCTGCATGATCTGTTTATTTTTGAACGGGACGGAGACTGGTGGATTGATTGTGAACGGGACAGGGCAAGCGATCTGATAAAGCGTCTGTCTTTATATAGGCTTCGGTGTGATGTACAGCTGTTTGATGCAAGCCAAGACTATGCGGTTTATGTCGGGTGGGGCGGCTACAGCCATGGCATCACAGATCCACGGTTACCTGAAATGGGGACGCGGATTTATCTGCCAGCCCATGAAATTCCACCCTTTCCGTTGGCTCCCCTGGAGGCTTATGATTCCCATCGCCTGGCTCTGGGCATCCCCGACGGCAGCCGCGACATTCCCATTGAAAAAGGGATTATCCTGGAATGTGGCTTTGATGAATTGGGGGCGATCGATTGGGACAAGGGGTGTTATCTGGGGCAGGAATTAACCGCTCGCACACGCTATCGGGGGCTGGTTCGAAAACGTCTGCTGCCAGTCAAGATCGATGGCGAAGCGCCACCCCCTGGGATACCGGTATTTTTGGGCGATGATCCGGTTGGTGAAATGCGTAGTGCCACGGCTGATTATGGGTTGGCCCTGCTTCGGTTGGCTACTATTCGACAGACATTACCAGTATTGACGGCCGGTCAGAATCGACTCATTCCATTTGTACCAGGATGGATGAAATTACCACAAGAAGAATAA